GCACCGGGAACTGCTCGACCGTGTCACCCGTGAAACCGGTGTACCTGCCCCCTATCTGGTGTCCTTCTGGGGCCTGGAAACCAACTTTGGTACTTATTTTGGCAAGATGCCGGTACCCAGTTCCCTGGCCACGCTGGCCTGTGACCCGCGCCGCAGTAATTTCTTTACCGAGCAGTTGATCGCAGCACTGCGGATCATTGACGAGGGCGCGATACCCGCCGAACAGATGGAAGGCTCCTGGGCGGGAGCCATGGGCCACGTCCAGTTCATGCCAACCGTCTTCCTCCGTCACGCCGTGGATGGTGACGGGGATGGCAAGCGGGACCTCTGGAACAGTCTGCCGGATGCCATGATGTCCGCCGGTAAGTTCCTGGAAGACCTTGGCTGGAACGGCGACTACCGTTGGGGGCGGGAGGTCCTGCTGCCAGAAAACTTCGATTATGAACTGGCAGATGGCCGCAAACTTGCACTCGAGGAATGGCGAAAACTGGGCGTCACCGACGCTTTCGGCAATGCCCTGGCCAATGAGCCCATCAAGGCCTCTGTGGTAGTTCCCTCCGGCCACCGCGGACCAGCCTTCCTGGCCTACCACAACTTTGGCGTGATCATGGGCTGGAATCGCTCTGAATTCTATGCCATTGCCGTGGGACACCTGGCAGACCGTATTGCCGGTGCCGGAGAACTGCAGAATCCGCCCCCGGAAGATCTGCCGGCCCTGTCCCGGGACAACATTCTGGCTATCCAGGAGGCACTGAATGAAAAGGGCTTCGACACCGGCGAACCGGACGGTATCATGGGCCCTGATACCCGCTCTGCCATTCGAACCTATCAGGCCAAAAATGGCCTTGTGGCCGATGGGTATCCTGGCGATGCGGTTCTGGAATCGCTTGGCGTAGTGCTCTGACAAGGCTTCAATACCGATGGACTCGATAACCCAGGCTGCACTGGGCGCCTCGCTCGCCGGCGCGGTTGCCGGAAAAACCCTTGGCCGCTCGGCACTGCTGATTGGCGCGGCCCTTGGCACCCTGCCGGACCTGGATGTGGTTATCGATTACGGCACCGCCGTGGCCAACTTTACCCAGCACCGGGGGTTCAGCCACTCCCTGTTTATCCTGTTTCCATTGTCGTTTCTTATTGCCTGTGCACTGAACCGCTGGCGCCCGGTTCTCAGTTACAGGCGCTGGCTCGCGGTCACAGCCCTTATATTGCTGACACACCCCTTGCTGGACGCTTTCACCACCTACGGCACCCAGTTGTTCTGGCCCTTCGGCCCGCCGATTGCGATCAGCAGTATCTTTATTATCGACCCCCTCTACACCTTGCCCTTGCTGGCGGGGATATTGGCGTTCCTGTTCCGTGGGCCGGATACCAGGGCTGTCATGGCAGGGCTGGTGTTATCGACGCTGTATCTTGGCTGGAGCGTCACCGCCCAGCAGATCATTTCAGACCGCGTGCAGCCCGCCCTGGCACAGGAAGGTCTTCAAGATGCGCCGAGAATGGTTCAGCCCATGCCCTTCAACACCGTATTGTGGCGTGTGACCGTAATGGGTGAGGGCCGGCGGGTGGAAATCGTCACCGGGTTTCTGGATGGCGATAGACCGGTCACCCTGGAAAGCTTCCCACGCGATCCGCAACTGGCGGAAGTTGCAGCGACGCTGGCCGAGGGCCGGCGCCTGGAGTGGTTTACGAATGGCTTTCTGCATTATGAAAGAGCCAATGGCAGGCTGACAGCCACGGACATACGCCTCGGCATTCCCGGTGCCCATCCGTTCACTTTCGTTCTGGCAACGGACAATGGCGACGGCCTGAAGCCCCTGCCCAGTTCCCGTACGGAACGCCCGGCTGTGGCCGGTGAGCTGCTGGGCGTATTATGGAACCGGATGACCGGCTCGGCCGAAGTTCTATGCCTTGCCAGCCTGACCTTGCCACCGCCGGGAGAAGGCTGTACCTGAACATGCGTCTGGATTATTTCATAGCCAATGCCACGACCCTGTCGCGCCGGGATACAAAAAAGGCCATCAGCGCTGGCCTGGTGAAGGTGGACAATCAAACCTGCCGCAAAGCCGGCACACTGGTAGCTCCCGAGTCCAGAATCACCCTTGAGGGGCAAACCCTGGCACTGCCGGGCGAGCGCTACCTCATGCTGCACAAGCCCGAAGGTGTCATCAGTGCCACCACGGACAGCCAGCAACCAACCGCGCTGGACCTGCTGCCTGCGGATGTAAGGCGGGGGCTGCACATCGCAGGGCGGCTGGATGCGGCTACCACCGGGCTGTTACTACTGACCACGGACGGCCAGTGGTCCCACAGGATAACCTCACCCCGGGTGAGTTGCCCCAAGACCTACCGCGTAACCCTCAGTGAGCCCATCGATCCCACTGCCATCCTGCGGCTGGAACAGGGGGTAGCACTGCATAACGAGCCCACGCCAACCTCCCCTGCCCGGGTGCACAAACTGGATGACCGGCTGGTTGACCTGACCATTTCTGAGGGGCGTTACCACCAGGTCCGGCGAATGCTGGCTGCGGTGGGCAATCACGTGGTCGGCCTGCACCGATGGCGGATTGGAGACATCGTTCTGGACCCCGAACTGGCCCCAGGACAATACCGTGAGCTTACCGCTGATGAAGTAGGCTGCCTGGCGTGATCAGGTTCGCTCGAAGCGCTGGGCCTTCAGGTTCTTGCGCACGGAGCCCGCTTCGAACACCTCTCCGTTCATGGCGATATAGACCCCGTGAGGCAGTAGTTTCACCGCGGCCCAGGCAAAACCGATGTTGAACACAGCATCACTGCGGCGCATGCGGGCAGGCTGCATGGCACCGGTAAGCACGATGGTTTTGTCCCTGACCGACAATAGCGCTCTTGCCGTGTCCGGCATGGTGTCAGTGCCGTGGGTGATCAGAACCCGTTCTGCGGAACAACGGCTGACCGCGGCCCTGACCGCCTCGCGATCCTCGTCTTTCATCTCCAGGCTATCCTTGCGCATCAGGCCGGTGACCGAGAACCCGTCGCGAATATTGGATTCCGCAAGCAGTTCTGCAACCGGACTGTCCCCGATTTCAAACTCGCTGTTGGC
Above is a genomic segment from Marinobacter panjinensis containing:
- a CDS encoding lytic murein transglycosylase gives rise to the protein MPGIAYSDAAEDFPLCIERLESQAIEAGVSSQTAKDVLASAEYLERVIELDRRQPEFTTTFADYLNRRVNDQRVSKGRELLQEHRELLDRVTRETGVPAPYLVSFWGLETNFGTYFGKMPVPSSLATLACDPRRSNFFTEQLIAALRIIDEGAIPAEQMEGSWAGAMGHVQFMPTVFLRHAVDGDGDGKRDLWNSLPDAMMSAGKFLEDLGWNGDYRWGREVLLPENFDYELADGRKLALEEWRKLGVTDAFGNALANEPIKASVVVPSGHRGPAFLAYHNFGVIMGWNRSEFYAIAVGHLADRIAGAGELQNPPPEDLPALSRDNILAIQEALNEKGFDTGEPDGIMGPDTRSAIRTYQAKNGLVADGYPGDAVLESLGVVL
- a CDS encoding metal-dependent hydrolase encodes the protein MDSITQAALGASLAGAVAGKTLGRSALLIGAALGTLPDLDVVIDYGTAVANFTQHRGFSHSLFILFPLSFLIACALNRWRPVLSYRRWLAVTALILLTHPLLDAFTTYGTQLFWPFGPPIAISSIFIIDPLYTLPLLAGILAFLFRGPDTRAVMAGLVLSTLYLGWSVTAQQIISDRVQPALAQEGLQDAPRMVQPMPFNTVLWRVTVMGEGRRVEIVTGFLDGDRPVTLESFPRDPQLAEVAATLAEGRRLEWFTNGFLHYERANGRLTATDIRLGIPGAHPFTFVLATDNGDGLKPLPSSRTERPAVAGELLGVLWNRMTGSAEVLCLASLTLPPPGEGCT
- a CDS encoding pseudouridine synthase; protein product: MRLDYFIANATTLSRRDTKKAISAGLVKVDNQTCRKAGTLVAPESRITLEGQTLALPGERYLMLHKPEGVISATTDSQQPTALDLLPADVRRGLHIAGRLDAATTGLLLLTTDGQWSHRITSPRVSCPKTYRVTLSEPIDPTAILRLEQGVALHNEPTPTSPARVHKLDDRLVDLTISEGRYHQVRRMLAAVGNHVVGLHRWRIGDIVLDPELAPGQYRELTADEVGCLA
- a CDS encoding asparaginase domain-containing protein, producing the protein MIEIFTTGGTIDKVYFDANSEFEIGDSPVAELLAESNIRDGFSVTGLMRKDSLEMKDEDREAVRAAVSRCSAERVLITHGTDTMPDTARALLSVRDKTIVLTGAMQPARMRRSDAVFNIGFAWAAVKLLPHGVYIAMNGEVFEAGSVRKNLKAQRFERT